The segment TGTTGCAGTACCGTATCAAAAGATACCAAGCAATGGGAAATGGAATCATGAGCCAAAGATTAAATGGCCAATTACAAAAGTTACTTTCCAAAAAAGTAACTCTTTAATTAGAAAAAAGATTTATTTAGATATATAGAAAGAGGGTTTGCTACTTAAGCAAGCCCTCTTTTATTTTGGTACAAACTCCTTAGCAGAATGAAGGGAATAGAAGATTCTAATCAAGTTGCATTAACTACATAACACCGACATGAGGATACTTTGACACCGACATGTCATCCTCATGTCGGCGTCAAAAGAGTTCTATGATTCCTCTTAAAACACTATTTAAACCTCAATCAGGCACAAAAAAAGCCTATCTAAAACAAATGAGGGCACTGAAAAAGTCTCCGTTTTAGATGGGTACTAACAAAAGAATAATCTGGTAAAAGAAAATATACTTTCTTTTGCCAGATTTTCTTTTAAAAGCTCACGGATTGTTTTTGGAACACAAAACAGTCTTTTATTTAGGCTATAATAGGTTCTATTTACGATAAAAAAGCACTACTCCTTAGTAAATCACATATTCAATTTGAGTATTCGCTTTAAATTCACAACGAAAATAGCCATCGCTCCTTGCATTTGCATATTTTTAATGCCATAGGAAGAGGCTCTGCCATATCCGTGTACATTTTTCAGTTCACTATTCTTAGCTTCAACTTTATATCTGTGTTTTGACTTCTCTCTAAAGTAATCTGATTCCTGAAAAGTCATTTGATCTCTGTGCTCATCAGATTTAATGGTTACAGCATAAGTTTTAGACTTTGCCCCAGGCTTATAACAACCATCTTTAAGAGCACAAGTTTTACATTTTTCAATATCAAAAAGGTATGTATAAGTTTGATTTTTACCACTGTTCTTTTTCCCTTGACGTGCTTTTCTAATAGCTAAGTGACCAGCTGGGCATACGAACATTCCTGCATCCTTATTGTAGTCAAACTTATCTTCTTGCTTCCTATGACCTTGAGTAATCCCTGGATTCAATTTGGCAACAACTTTTATACCTTGTTCATTTGCTAATTTTAAATTTTCCTTTCCTGAATATGCGGTATCACCAATAATTGTGTTGACTTGAATTCCATTTTGCTTGCTTATCTTTAATAATTCTGGAAGCTGGGGACCATCTCCCTTTTCTGCTGAGGTGATGGTTGCTGCCGTAATAATTCGTTCTTCTGTTATAGCTATATGAGTTTTGAATCCAAAGAATGAGGAGTCAGAACTTTTATGACCTGTCCGTGCATCAGTATCTTTAGATAACGTATAATGATCTTTTGTGTCTTCAATTGCTTCTTTTAATAGATTGAGCTTCTCCTTAACCTTGGGCAATGAGCTCAATGCAAGATCTGATCCTATTTCCTTTTCAAGCTTATCACAATAATCAAGTTCACTTGATAAATCATTGTTTTCATTCTTTGGGGGTAAACTTCCTTGCTTTACTTGATTTACGGAATAAACGACCTTACGAACTTGTTTAGCTCGTTCTTTAAGAACATCTATTGGTGAGATTGGATTGGAGCGGGAAAGTGTATGGGTAGCGTCTACAATAATGGACTTAGATTGAATAATACCTTTTTCAATAGCTATGGAAACAGTCTTGCTTATCAATAAATTGAGTAGGTCTGTATCTTTTAAACGAAGCTTCCTAAATTTAGTAAGCGAGCTGGGATTGATAACTTCATCCTCTGGAGTCATTTCTAGAAAGTATTTAAAGGACATATCATAACCAGAGCGTTCTACTACATCGACATCAGAGATATTATAGATAGTTTTGAGTAGTAAGTATTTGAACATACGGATGGGACTTTCCGCATTTCTACCATTATTATGGCAATACTTTTCGACTAGCTCATCATATACAAAAGTAAAATCGATTAGCTCATTTATTTTACGAAGTAAATTGTCTTTAGGAATTACTAAATCGTACAAATCTGAATATGAGCTTAGCTGAAGTTTTTGTTGTTGTACTAACATATAAGTGCTTGAATATTACACTTAAAGATACAAAAAAACAGCAGATAACTGGTAATCAAACCAATGTATTTGCTGCTTTTTTAAAGAATTAATTCATAAGGACTTTTTCAGTGCCCTCAAACAAATTAGACAGGCTTTTATGCTCATTTATATATTTTAAATTTTACAATCCATGTATCGTCTTCATTAATTGGTTTCCTAGTCCGATAGTATAACCTTGAGATACAAAAACTACTCTATTGAAGGTATCTGCTATAATAAAAATAGGTAATGCCGATTTATTCAACTTCATAGACTCTGCAATATCTCTTTGTACAATTCCATCAACATCTATACCATATATTATAGTTGAAGGAAGATTAGGGAAATCGTCCTTTTTAAACTTGTCAGCTTTTTGCTGATCTGGAAACAATAAGACCATTCCTCTACCCCATTTTTCTAAATCTTCTTTTACCGCAGCAATATCTTTCAATGCATGATTGGTCGGCTCTTGCCCAACGCCAAGTATCCCGACAACAAAATATCCTCTACCTGTCGTTTGAAGAATACTCTTCAGCTCCGTTTCCTCTAGTGGTAGATACTTTGATTCAGAGTTAAAGTTTCCTATTACTTGAACTTGTTCACTATCTTCTCTCATCACTAAATTGACCGTAGTAGTTTTTCCCTCATTCACTGTAAATAAATTCACAGATGAAAGAACTGCACCACTAGCTAAACGAGTACCTGTCACCAACATATAACTACCAGTATCCAATTTTAAGCCTTTTTCTAGTAAATTGGACCATGTAGCCCCTTCTCCCATATCAGAATCTCCACTATCAAAATTTAAAAGGTGATATGTTCCATTTTCATATTTAGAAATAGTAAAGTGTGTATAGTATTTAGGGTCACTTAACGTCTTTATTGGTTTGTATTTAGCTATAACAGTTCCTTGTGGTGCTTTAGTTTCTTCATCCGCAGAGAAATCTACATCAAATACCTCTCTCGTTATGAGATTTCGATACTGTACTTTATTTGTTACTTCATCTTTCCAAGCAGGTATGCCCAAGCTCCTGGCAACAGCTACAAAAAAGATATCTCTTGATAAATTATCTGTTGTCCTAGAAAGCCAAACTCCTTGAGGAGACATTCTTATTTTTTGAGCATTCAGTTCATTAAAAACAGTAATTTCACGATTGCACCAATTTACTAGCATCAAAGGATTCTTACGCATTTCTACAGCTTCATCTTCTTCTATTTTTTCCTGAAAGTATCCTTTATAAGCTGTCAGCATCTCATTTTCAACACGAGGATTAAGAATTTCTTTATATGTCTCTAATGTTAAGTCTTTAGGTAATAAACTATTGTATAAGTGATCTTCTAGTACTTCTAAAGAAATATCTCGTAAATCTTTAGCTGAAAGAACATTTAAAAGTTCTAATGCCAAATCACCTTGTTTCTCAACAACTGCTTGAGCTAAGAAAGAAGAAATAATTTCATGATTTCCTCTTGAGCCTATTAGAAATTTTGCAACCTTTTCCTTATTCAATTGCCACTCATCCGCTTTTTGAGCCGCTTGATCTTTGGTAACAAAAGTACTTACATAAGCTTTACGAATAGCATCTTCTTCAGCCATCCTCTTATCATTTTGAGCTCTTTGCTCTGGAGTAACCTCGGGTAAATGAGCACTTTCAACTGGAGGAACTATATCTAGTTCTACATTAAAATGATCATCAGCAGAATGATTTAAGACTATTTCAACTTCTTGTTCTTCACCAAAAGAGCA is part of the Bacteroides coprosuis DSM 18011 genome and harbors:
- a CDS encoding hypothetical protein (KEGG: bfs:BF1047 hypothetical protein~SPTR: Putative uncharacterized protein;~manually curated~IMG reference gene:2504105955), which encodes MNKMKKNENEIMMLQYRIKRYQAMGNGIMSQRLNGQLQKLLSKKVTL
- a CDS encoding transglutaminase domain-containing protein (InterPro IPR002931~KEGG: bfr:BF1133 hypothetical protein~PFAM: Transglutaminase-like~SMART: Transglutaminase-like~SPTR: Putative uncharacterized protein;~IMG reference gene:2504105957~PFAM: Transglutaminase-like superfamily); this encodes MTKQLKLCLFAFTLLILGGCSQAHFINDETYLQQLTQDYESKERSMQQGNFFDDLRLLKMTKAEREAMMFLYAYMPSSDITDYSTSYFLENVRLTFQAEKEMSWGTSVPEELVRHFVLPIRVNNENLDTSRDVFYSELKDRVKDLSMKDAILEVNHWCHEKVVYQPSDARTSSPLASVKTAYGRCGEESTFAVAALRSVGIPARQVYTPRWAHTDDNHAWVEAWADGEWYFLGACEPEPVLNLGWFNSPASRGMLMHTKVFGRYNGPEEIMEETLNYTEINVIENYAPTANAKVFVLDDSREFVSGAKVEFKVYNYAEFYTVAQKFTNGEGYTSLTAGKGDMLVWASKGDRFGFTKCSFGEEQEVEIVLNHSADDHFNVELDIVPPVESAHLPEVTPEQRAQNDKRMAEEDAIRKAYVSTFVTKDQAAQKADEWQLNKEKVAKFLIGSRGNHEIISSFLAQAVVEKQGDLALELLNVLSAKDLRDISLEVLEDHLYNSLLPKDLTLETYKEILNPRVENEMLTAYKGYFQEKIEEDEAVEMRKNPLMLVNWCNREITVFNELNAQKIRMSPQGVWLSRTTDNLSRDIFFVAVARSLGIPAWKDEVTNKVQYRNLITREVFDVDFSADEETKAPQGTVIAKYKPIKTLSDPKYYTHFTISKYENGTYHLLNFDSGDSDMGEGATWSNLLEKGLKLDTGSYMLVTGTRLASGAVLSSVNLFTVNEGKTTTVNLVMREDSEQVQVIGNFNSESKYLPLEETELKSILQTTGRGYFVVGILGVGQEPTNHALKDIAAVKEDLEKWGRGMVLLFPDQQKADKFKKDDFPNLPSTIIYGIDVDGIVQRDIAESMKLNKSALPIFIIADTFNRVVFVSQGYTIGLGNQLMKTIHGL
- a CDS encoding transposase IS4 family protein (InterPro IPR002559~KEGG: bcy:Bcer98_1656 transposase IS4 family protein~PFAM: Transposase, IS4-like~SPTR: Transposase;~IMG reference gene:2504105956~PFAM: Transposase DDE domain; Transposase domain (DUF772)), translating into MLVQQQKLQLSSYSDLYDLVIPKDNLLRKINELIDFTFVYDELVEKYCHNNGRNAESPIRMFKYLLLKTIYNISDVDVVERSGYDMSFKYFLEMTPEDEVINPSSLTKFRKLRLKDTDLLNLLISKTVSIAIEKGIIQSKSIIVDATHTLSRSNPISPIDVLKERAKQVRKVVYSVNQVKQGSLPPKNENNDLSSELDYCDKLEKEIGSDLALSSLPKVKEKLNLLKEAIEDTKDHYTLSKDTDARTGHKSSDSSFFGFKTHIAITEERIITAATITSAEKGDGPQLPELLKISKQNGIQVNTIIGDTAYSGKENLKLANEQGIKVVAKLNPGITQGHRKQEDKFDYNKDAGMFVCPAGHLAIRKARQGKKNSGKNQTYTYLFDIEKCKTCALKDGCYKPGAKSKTYAVTIKSDEHRDQMTFQESDYFREKSKHRYKVEAKNSELKNVHGYGRASSYGIKNMQMQGAMAIFVVNLKRILKLNM